The following proteins are encoded in a genomic region of Gimesia algae:
- a CDS encoding redoxin family protein has protein sequence MHLTPLRKQFILLLLGFFIAGSIEKIPADEPQSVKPQPGAQAGPLKFKDIRYLTRSLHDFKNQKAFVVIACNTTCPLVKRYLPRLKKLEQQYRPQGVQFIALHTGPSDSIREIAEYAIVHDIPFPNVQDLRSHSENALGLERTPEVAVLDSDFKLQYRGRIDDQYRIGGSLPQPTENNLINAIEAVLKNGPVKIPETNVDGCIITSHAVGHTVKSTTYYEDIQPLIKKHCLDCHRPQTEAPFALTTLEEVLNNGAMIAEVVQEQRMPPWYGGSSHAEFANHRSMSRKERTLIADWYQAGMPAGEEPENPTPAPAPAQEKWLIGKPDLEISMLETHTLPADGYIPYRYTVLPYIFPEDTWISAIQIRPDNPSVLHHCNMAAVSLTKKWDESNFITGKVPGSGPTVLPKELGILIPKGSALALQIHYTSTGKPERCKISVGFKYVTDKVQKRYRFLIIRNTKFTIPPGAPHYEVSNSKTLDRDAHGIGLFAHMHLRGKDLSFLAHYPDGKDESLLVIPNYSFDWQIGYLWKDQRHFFPAGTRIEAIAHYDNSAFNPFNPDPTTSVRNGPQTYHEMMYAFFFYTYADERLNLSIDPETGQTVN, from the coding sequence ATGCATCTAACTCCTCTGCGCAAACAGTTCATTCTTCTGCTCCTCGGCTTCTTCATTGCAGGTAGCATTGAAAAAATCCCCGCAGATGAACCGCAGTCCGTGAAACCACAGCCGGGGGCTCAGGCTGGACCACTTAAGTTTAAAGATATTCGTTATCTGACTCGATCTCTGCATGATTTCAAAAACCAGAAAGCATTCGTAGTGATCGCCTGCAACACGACCTGTCCGCTGGTGAAACGCTATCTACCCCGACTGAAGAAGTTGGAACAGCAATACAGACCTCAGGGAGTTCAGTTCATTGCATTACATACTGGTCCCTCTGATTCGATCCGGGAAATTGCTGAATATGCAATCGTCCACGATATTCCATTTCCCAATGTGCAGGATCTCCGCAGCCACTCTGAGAATGCTCTGGGGTTGGAACGAACACCTGAAGTGGCTGTACTGGATTCTGATTTCAAACTGCAATATCGCGGTCGCATTGATGATCAGTACCGGATTGGTGGCTCTCTTCCGCAGCCAACAGAAAATAATCTTATAAATGCGATTGAGGCAGTCCTTAAGAACGGGCCGGTTAAAATTCCTGAAACCAATGTGGATGGCTGCATTATTACTTCGCACGCAGTCGGCCATACTGTGAAATCAACCACTTACTATGAAGACATTCAACCACTCATTAAAAAACATTGTCTCGATTGCCATCGTCCCCAGACAGAAGCGCCGTTTGCCTTAACGACACTGGAAGAAGTCCTCAATAACGGGGCGATGATTGCTGAGGTTGTTCAGGAACAGCGGATGCCTCCCTGGTATGGAGGCAGTTCACATGCAGAATTTGCCAATCACCGCAGTATGTCCCGGAAAGAACGCACTCTTATTGCCGACTGGTATCAGGCAGGGATGCCAGCCGGAGAGGAACCTGAAAACCCCACGCCCGCCCCTGCTCCTGCTCAAGAGAAATGGTTGATTGGCAAACCAGATCTGGAAATCAGCATGCTGGAAACCCATACGCTTCCCGCTGATGGTTATATTCCGTATCGCTATACAGTGCTGCCTTATATTTTCCCCGAAGATACCTGGATCTCCGCCATCCAGATTCGTCCCGATAATCCCAGTGTCCTGCATCACTGCAATATGGCCGCAGTCAGCCTGACAAAGAAATGGGATGAGTCCAATTTCATCACAGGCAAAGTCCCGGGATCGGGTCCGACTGTACTTCCGAAAGAACTGGGGATACTGATCCCTAAAGGAAGTGCCCTGGCTTTGCAGATCCATTACACCTCTACCGGAAAACCGGAACGATGCAAGATTTCCGTAGGCTTTAAATATGTGACAGACAAAGTTCAGAAACGCTATCGATTTCTGATTATCAGGAACACGAAATTCACGATTCCCCCTGGCGCGCCTCATTATGAAGTGAGTAATTCGAAAACACTTGATCGTGATGCACATGGCATCGGCCTGTTTGCTCATATGCATCTGCGGGGCAAAGACCTGTCATTTCTGGCACATTATCCCGACGGGAAAGACGAATCGCTGCTGGTCATCCCCAATTACAGCTTTGACTGGCAGATTGGATACCTCTGGAAAGACCAGAGGCACTTTTTTCCAGCAGGAACCCGCATCGAAGCGATTGCGCATTATGATAATTCTGCATTTAACCCCTTCAATCCGGATCCCACTACCAGTGTCAGAAACGGACCGCAAACCTATCACGAAATGATGTATGCTTTCTTCTTCTACACCTACGCCGATGAACGACTGAATTTGTCGATCGATCCAGAAACTGGTCAGACCGTTAACTAA
- a CDS encoding glycosyltransferase family 4 protein, with translation MRVLFLISGKNVPSSRFRVLNYLPFLRQAGIECTVLASYPEKYEHIRWLGYRLSYLLKRNTRYLHYFYARLKRFDIVFIERELFDHKSFNLELLFMGLPGKTVLDIDDGIFLKYPEKFRVLAAKADLLIVGNQNLFEEAQKHNDWVRLLPTSVIASKYPVKDYSQLPPAKPVIGWTGLDTNIPNLKLVVPALQRLAEQFEFVLCIISATPDPIAALVLDGIEVRHVVWRPETEYQDLSAFDIGIMPLEDDAWSRFKCGLKLLQYMALGIPAVASPVGVNADIIDQCQNGFSASTEEEWYESLRQLLDSPELRKSVGLRGRNTVEEQFDIEPNSRVLKQYLEETLGKVSGS, from the coding sequence ATGCGCGTCCTGTTCCTGATCTCCGGGAAAAATGTCCCTTCCTCCCGGTTTCGCGTTTTGAATTATCTGCCTTTTCTGCGGCAGGCGGGGATCGAATGCACGGTGCTGGCCAGTTATCCCGAAAAATATGAGCATATCCGCTGGCTGGGCTATCGACTCAGCTACCTGCTGAAACGGAACACCCGCTATCTGCATTATTTTTATGCCCGACTGAAACGATTTGATATCGTATTCATCGAACGGGAACTCTTTGATCACAAGAGCTTTAACCTGGAGCTCCTGTTCATGGGGCTCCCCGGTAAAACGGTACTGGATATCGATGATGGAATTTTTCTTAAATATCCGGAAAAGTTTCGCGTACTCGCTGCGAAAGCAGATTTGCTGATTGTCGGGAATCAGAATCTGTTCGAAGAAGCCCAAAAACACAATGACTGGGTTCGACTCCTGCCCACGTCCGTGATCGCCAGCAAATATCCGGTCAAAGACTACAGCCAGCTCCCGCCAGCTAAGCCGGTCATTGGCTGGACTGGCCTGGATACGAACATCCCGAATCTCAAACTGGTTGTCCCTGCACTGCAGCGACTGGCGGAACAATTTGAATTCGTCCTCTGTATCATCTCCGCCACTCCCGATCCCATTGCGGCGCTCGTGCTGGACGGAATTGAAGTGCGGCACGTGGTCTGGCGTCCAGAAACGGAATACCAGGACCTGTCTGCCTTCGACATCGGCATCATGCCCCTGGAAGACGATGCATGGTCCCGCTTCAAATGCGGCTTAAAACTGCTGCAATACATGGCCCTGGGAATCCCGGCCGTCGCGTCACCAGTGGGGGTCAACGCAGATATTATCGATCAGTGCCAGAACGGTTTCTCCGCCAGTACGGAGGAAGAATGGTATGAATCACTGCGACAGTTGCTGGACTCACCCGAACTGCGAAAGTCGGTAGGCCTGCGAGGTAGAAATACGGTTGAAGAACAATTTGACATTGAGCCGAACAGCAGGGTATTGAAACAATACCTGGAAGAGACACTGGGGAAGGTATCAGGAAGTTAG